A single window of Nasonia vitripennis strain AsymCx chromosome 4, Nvit_psr_1.1, whole genome shotgun sequence DNA harbors:
- the LOC116417279 gene encoding uncharacterized protein DDB_G0279979-like, producing MSMIKEEINVPFDANHAGDGTEGQIKTEPTIGVKYTWCPVEPDPFFEEYSLEGLVNGDFDHLFDETMESTNEPLSGMQEKEQEKEQEKEQEKEQEKEQEKEQEKEQEKEQEKEQEKEQEKEQEKEQKKEREK from the exons ATGAGTATGATTAAAGAGGAGATCAACGTCCCCTTCGATG CAAATCATGCAGGTGACGGGACGGAGGGGCAGATCAAAACTGAACCAACCATCGGAGTGAAGTATACGTGGTGTCCCGTTGAACCAGATCCATTTTTTGAAGAATACAGTCTGGAAGGTCTTGTGAATGGAGACTTTGACCACTTATTCGATGAAACAATGGAATCAACAAACGAGCCATTGAGTGGAATGCAAGAAAAAGAACAAGAGAAAGAACAAGAAAAAGAACAAGAGAAAGAACAAGAAAAAGAACAAGAGAAAGAACAAGAAAAAGAACAAGAGAAAGAACAAGAAAAAGAACAAGAGAAAGAACAAGAAAAAGAACAAGAGAAAGAACAGAAAAAAGAACGAGAAAAATAA